The genomic window GCCCGCTTGTCCAGCTGTGCCGGATGCAGCGCCCGAAAGGCGCCGATGCGTGCCAGCACCCGCGTCGCGCCGCGCAGGGCCAGATTGGCGCGCCAGACCTCGGGCCAGCCGCCGATGAAACCGACCCCGCCGGGGATGACCTGGGCGTCAAGGCCCAGGGCGCGCGCCTCTTGCGCCAGGGGCTCTTCGAGGCCCGGGGTGGCGACCAGGAAAATCTCCATCCGCGCGGGGTCGGCGGCCAGTGGCGCCGGATCGGGGGCGGCATCGCGCGGCAGCATCGCTGGCGTTGCCATGCGGCGCTGCGGCCGGGGTTGCGGCCGGGAAGGGGTCTTGGCGGTCATGACAGGTCCGTGATCGGGGCGATGCATGATGCCTGCCGCCGCAGGCAAAGGCAATCCACCGTCATTGTCGCCGATACGGAGATAAAATTCCACGACTGGCGCCATTTCGGCGCAAACGTCGCCGCGCTATCTTGAGCGCATCCCAGACAGGAGCCCAGGACCATGGCCAGCAGTGACGCCCCCCTTCAGATCGGCCGCGTGGCGCTGATCGTCAACGATCTGAACCGGATCGGCGATTTCTACCAATCCGTGATCGGACTGAACCGGATTTCCGGTGATGGCGAAAGCCTGACGCTGGGCCAGGGCCAGCAGGCGCTGGTCGAACTGCGTCAGGATCGGGCCGCTCGCCCGCGCCCGGAGGAAGCCGGGCTGTTCCATACCGCCTTCCTGCTGCCCGACCGCGCCGCGCTGGGCCGCTGGCTGCGCCACGTGGCCGATGCCCGCCAGCCGCTGACCGGGGCCTCGGACCATCTGGTCAGCGAAGCCTTGTATCTGCGCGACCCCGAGGGCAACGGGATCGAGGTCTATGTGGACCGTCCCCGCGACGCCTGGCCACGCCGGGGCGATCAGGTGGTGATGGATACACGTCGGCTGGATCTGGCCGATCTGGCCGCCGCCGCCGACGGCCGCTGGACCGGCGCCCCCGACGGCACCGTCATCGGCCATGTGCACCTGCAGGTGGGCGATCTGGCCCGGGCCGAGGCGTTTTATACCGACGGGTTGGGCATGAAGCGCATGGCCCATGTGCCCGGCGCCAGCTTCTTTGCCAGCGGCGGCTATCATCACCATCTGGCCACCAATGTCTGGCACAGCCGCGGTGCCGGACCGCGCAGCGCCGATGCCGCCGGCCTGGCCGAGGTGGTGCTGGCCGCCGACCCGGAACCTTTGCACCGGCTGGGCACCGGGCCGCTGATCGATCCCTGGGGCAGTCAGCTGCGGGTCGAGGCCAAGCCCGCCGCCTGACCGGCGGGCTGCCACAGCCCGTTCCGCCGCGAAAAGCGCAGTTCCTGCGGCGGACGAAAACCCGGCTCGTCCATCGGCGCGACGTGACGGATCACCCGCAGGTCGGAGCCATCGCAGTCCAGCACGCAGAATTCGTTCTGCAGGTCGCCGGGGCGGGCGCACAGCGCGGTCCCGGCCTGCAATTGCAGCAAGGGCCGTCCCTGCGGACCCAGAAAGGCGCCAAGCGACCAGCGATGCAGATGTCCGGACAGCACCAGATGCACGCCCTCGGCCTCGAATCGGCCCAGCGCGGTCGTCGCCCCCTGCATCAGCGCCTTGTCCACCTGCGGGCCCTGCTGCATCGGATGGTGCAGGGCCACGATATTGATGCACCCCGCCTCGAGCCCGGCAACGACGCGGGCCACCTGTTCCCGGGTGATGATGCCGCGCTGCCAGGCAAGGGGATCGACACTGTTGACCCCCTGCACGCGCACGGTGCCGACATGCCCGGTGGGCTCCAGTTCCGGGGCGATGTGCCGCTTCCATCGCACATAGGGGGTCAGCATCCGGTCCATCAGCTTGAACAGCGGAATGTCGTGATTGCCCGGCACCGCGATCAAGGGGGCCTCGATCCGGCGCAGGAAAGCGGCGGCCTGGATGAATTGCGCCGAACGGCCGCGATGGGTCAGATCGCCGGTGACGACCACCAGATCGGCGCCCGCAGCGTTGACCCGGTCCAGCAGCGCGGCCTCCAGCGCCGCGCGCTCATACCCGAAATGCAGATCGGACAGATGCAGGATTCGGGTCATGCTGTGCCGGGCCCGTTATCCATGCCCGCCGCCGCGGCCGGTTCTGGCGCCGGCACCAGAACACGCAAGGCCCGCCGCCGCACGCGGCAATCGAACGGCGACTGCATCCATGTCTTTTCCCCGTCATGGGCGACATACTGCCGGCTACGCAAGGTTTCGATGCGGATTTCGGGGGCGGTGATCAGGTCGAAATCCTGATAGCGCGCCGACTTGCCCAGCGCCAGGCGCAGGGCCGCCCGCACCAGCGGCCCCGGCCGGCGCGCCCGCGCAATGAGCAGCGCCAGATCGCCGGCCCGCACGCGGTCGGCCCCCTCGAGCCCGAAACTGTCCAGCTGATAGGCACTCTTGGCGACAAAGACCAGGGCGCTCACGAACTGGCGCTGCTGGCCGTTTGCGGTGACGATCAGCCGCAGCGGCCGGCGCAGGTTCCACAGCGCCGCCACCGCCGACCAATAGGCCGCCAGGCGCGAGCGACCCCAGCGCCGATAGACATCCTCGCGATGCTTCAGGATCTCGGGATAGGCGCCGAAGCTGACATTGTTCAGAAACACCATGCCGTTCATGTCGCCGACATCGACCAGGCGCAGGCGCGGCGCCTCGAACATGCGCAGCGCCTCGTCGGGGGTTTCGCCGCTGCCGAGGTCGCGGGCGAAATAGTTGAAGGTGCCGCCGGGAATGACCGCCATCGCCGCCGGGCTGTCGGCCACGGCGGCCGCCACCGCAGCCTGCGTGCCGTCACCGCCGACCGAAACGATCAGGTCGCAGCCCTGCGCGATCGCCTGCCGCGCCAGTCCCGTCAGATCGGCACCGCTGCCGCTGTCCCGCAGCGTCAGGCTGGCCACGCGTGGCGCCAGCACCCGTTCCAGCCGTTCCGCGATCTGGTCGCCGGCCTGCCGTCCCGAGCCCATGTTGACAAGAACGCAGACCCGCGCCCGGCTCAGGTCGAATGGCTGCCCTGTGGCGGCGTCCGGGCCGGGAACCTGCGGCACGGCGTCGTCATCGATGCGAACCGGACTGGACATGCGGGCACCTGCGATTGGCTACGGCCCCGAACCCCGCGCGATGCAACCGGGTTCCCGCCGCGACACGATTTTGCCGTGACAGCCGCCACATCGTGTCGGAAAGTTAATACCTGATTTTTTTACTTGCCTTTGCGGCGTCGCTTTGCCAGAACGATGCCGGAAGCCATGGGCGGACCTGTCGTGGTCCCCGCCCAGGTCGCAAAGCGTCGACCGCCCGCCACCCCACCGATAGCCATAGCCCGAACACCCGGGCCGGGTCGCCGCCGTGTTGCGCGCCTTGCGGGGCGCGGGGGTGTTCCGGTCTGCAGTCCGAGATTTCGCATGAACCTGCCTCTTTCCCAGACCGCCGCGACGACGGCGATGCCCGTAAGTCAGCCGGCGCCCTTCCGTTTCAGCGGACCCGAGGGCAGCATGACGGCACGAACCGGCCTGCGCCTGCCGCCCGGTCCGGCCAGTGATCGCAGCCAGCGTGCGGCAGCGGCCCTGAACGGCAGCCCGACCGCGGTGGTCGGCGGTGCCCTGCCCTTTGACCGCGACGCCGAAGATTGCCTGTGGCATGCCGATCCTGCCGCGGATGCGTCGCCCGAACCTGTCACCGACCCCATGCCTGCCGCCTGCGAATGGCATGTGCGCGCCGAGCCGGAACCATCCCGATATGCGCAAATGGTCCGGCATGCCCTGGGGCTGATGACGCCGGCGCGCGGGGATGGGCTGCAAAAGATCGTTCTTGCCCGCAGCCTGCTGCTGCAGGCACCGCGACCGATCCCGGTGCCGACACTGATGGCTCGGTTGCAGGCCGATCCGGCAATTACCGCCTTTTGCGTCGCGCTGCCCGGGGGGCGCAGGCTGTGCGGTGCGACGCCGGAACTGCTGCTGGCCAAGCGCGGCGGTGCCATCCGTTCGCACCCGCTGGCCGGATCGGCGCGACGGCTGCCAGACCCGGCCGCCGATCGCGATGCCGCGCGCCGGCTAGAAGCCTCCGAAAAGGACCATCGCGAACATGCCCTGGTGGTCGAGGCGATTCTGGATACGCTTGCGCCCCACTGCCGGCAGCTTGCCTGCCCCCAGGGCACGACGGTGACCGCCACCCGCAGCATGTGGCATCTGGGCACGGCCATCCACGGCCGGTTGCGCGACCCCGACATGCCTTCGATCGCACTGGCCACGGCGCTGCATCCCACGCCGGCCGTCTGCGGCGTTCCCGCGCAAAAGGCCGCCGAGGAAATTTCACGGATCGAGCCCGTGCCCCGCGATTTTTACGCCGGGGCGGTGGGCTGGTGCGATGCCCGGGGCGACGGGATCTGGCATGTCGCCATCCGTTGCGCGCAGATCGACGGCGCGCAAGCCCGTCTTTATGCCGGGGCCGGTATCGTTGCCGGCTCGGACCCCAGCGCCGAAACGGCCGAGACCGCCGCCAAGTTCGGGGCGCTGCTGAGCGCGCTGGGGCTACCGCCCGATGCGGCATCCGCGCTGGAATGCGACGCGGATCGCAGTTTTGCCGGGGGCGCGTGATGGCCCTGCCCGCAATTACCCCATACGATCTGCCCGCCGCCCGCGATCTGCCCGCCGCGCGGGCCCCGTGGCAGCCGCAGCTGCCACGGCTGGCACTGCTGGTGCACGACATGCAGAACTATTTCTGTCGCCCCTTCAACGCGGCCGCGCCCTTGCCCCGGGTCATCGACCATGTCGCTGCCCTGCTTGCAGCCGCACGTGCAGCAGGTGTCCCGGTGTTCTACACCGCCCAGCAGGGCGACCAGTTTCGCCCGGACCGTGGCCTGCAAGCCGATCTTTGGGGCCCCGGGATGCAGGCCATCCCCGAACATCAGGACATCCTGCCCGAACTGGCCCCCCGGTCAGGCGACATCGTTCTGGTCAAGCATCGCTACAGCGCCTTTCAACGCTCGAACCTGGCCAGCCTCATGAGGGCAAGGGGGCGCGACCAACTGCTGATCTGCGGCGTCTATGCCCATATCGGCTGCCTGGCCACCGCGCTCGAGGCGTTCCAGCGCGACATCCAGCCCTTTGCCGTCGCCGACGCGCAGGCCGATTTCTCGCGCCGCGATCTCGATATGGCCATGACCTGGATCGCCGCCACCTGTGGCGTGGCGCTGACCACTGCGGCCGCGCTGGAGGCGCTGCGCGCCGGCCCGGGCGGGGAGGATGCGGCATGCAACTGACCGGATTTCGCGATCGTGCGGCTTTGGTGACGGGCGCCGCCGGTGGCATCGGCCGCGCCGTGGTCGAGGCTCTGAGCAAGGCCGGCGCCTATGTGATCGCCACCGACACCGCGGCTGCGCTGCAGTCGGCACCCCTGCCCGGGATCGATTGCCGGCCAATGGATGTGCGGGACGCCGAAGCCGTCACGGCAACGGTCGCCGACATTGTCGCCGAACAGGGATCACTGCCTCTGGGCGTGCATGCGGCGGGCGTGTTGAGCGTGGGGCCGATAACCCGGATGAGTGCAGAGGAATGGCACCGGGTGATCGATGTGAACCTGACGGGCACATTCCACGTCGCCGGCGCATTGGGCCGGGCGATGGCGCAGGCCGGCGGCGGCGCGATCGTCGCCGTCAGTTCCAATGCGGCCGGAATCCCGCGTATGAACATGGGGGCCTATGCGGCCTCGAAAGCGGCCGTCAGCATGCTGATCCGCTGCCTGGGGCTGGAACTGGCCAGTCGCGGCGTGCGCTGCAACATCGTCGCCCCCGGATCGACACTGACCCCGATGCAGACCGGAATGTGGGATCATCGCCACGGTCACGGAGAAGAGCAGGTGATCGCGGGCGATCTGGCGCAATTCCGCACCGGCATTCCCCTGGGCAAGCTTGCAAGCCCCGGCGATATCGCGCAGGCGGTGATGTATCTGCTGTCGGAACAGGCCGGCCATGTGACCATGGCCGACCTTTACGTGGACGGCGGGGCGACGCTGCGCGCCTAGGGCAGCGTCGCTGACTGACGCTCGGATATCAGCGTCCACCAGGCGGCCAATGTCGGATCGGCCGCCAGTTCCTGGAAACTGACGGGAATGCCCAACGCGCACAGCTCCTGCGCAAGGGACATGACGGAAATGGAATCAAGGCCGTAAAGCACCAGATTCTCGTTCTGATCGACCGGAGTCTCATCCTCGATCAGGCGCTCGATGCGCGATTGCAGCCAGGCGCGGTCGATGCGGGCGGTTTCTGTCATGGTCATCCTCTCAGGCTGGGGTGGTCGCGGCCAGACTGTCCCGCAGCCGGCGCTTGTCGATCTTGCCCACGGCCGTCAGCGGCAATTCCGGCATGGGGCGGAAACGGTCGGGCAACTTGTATTCGGCCAGGCCCAGCGCCAGCAGGTGTCGCCGCAGGGCGGGCGCCGACAGGCGGGCGCCGGCGCGCATGACCAGGCAAGCGCAGCTTTTTTCGCCCAGATGCGGGTCGGCGACGGCGATCAGCGCCGCCTGCTCGACATCGGGATGCCGCAGCAGCAGAGCCTCGACCTCTTCGGCGGCGATCTTCTCGCCGCCGCGATTGATCTGGTCCTTGATGCGGCCCACCACCCGCAGATAGCCGTTCTGCCGCACCACAAGATCGCCCGAGTGGTAAAATCCGTCCGCATCGAAGGCGGCGCTATTCTGCTCGGGGCTGCGATAATAGCCGCGAAAGGTATAGGGACCGCGCACGGCCAGGGCACCCGGACAGCCGTCGGGAACCGGCCGGCCCTGGCCGTCCAGGACCCGGATCTCATCATCCGGGCTGATCGGCCGACCCTGCGTCGTGAAGATTATTTCGGGCGGATCGTCGCGACGGGTGTAATTGACCAGCCCCTCGGCCATCCCGAACACCTGGATCAGGCCACACCCCAGAACCTGCGGCACGCGCCGCGCCATCGATTCGGCAAGACTGGCACCACCGACCAGCAGCCATTCCAGCGTCTGCAACTGCGCCCGGCGACGCGGATCGTCCTCGACCGCGCGAAGCCACAGCGCAACAGCCGGGGGCACCAGCGGCGCCATGGTCACCCGTTCGGTCGCAATCAGATCCAGACAGACCAGCGGATCGGGCGATCCAGCCAGCACCAATGTACCACCGGCGTGAAACACGCCCAACGCCCCGGGGGAACTCAGCGCGAAATTATGCGGCGCCGGCAAGGGGCACAGGAACCGCGTCCCGGACGTCACGCCGCAGATGCGCGCGCTTTCCCGCACACTGTAGTCATAATCGTTATGGGTGCGCGGCACCAGTTTCGGTGTGCCGGTCGACCCCCCCGACAGCTGAAAGAAGGCCACCTGATCGGCCGGCGTCGGAGCTGCGTCCGACGGCAACGGATCCCCGGGGGTCAGCCAGTGTTCCAGGCTGCAACCGGGATCCTTTTCCCCCAGCAACAGCACCTTCTGGACCCCCGCCGCGCGCAACCGGCTGGCAAAGCTGTCGTCGGCGAAAAGTTCGTGGCTGCGCGCAGCGATCACCAGGCGCGGCCGGATCTGCCGGGCATATTCGGCCATTTCGCGTCCACGGTGACTGAACAGCGCATTGACCGGCACCACGCCGATACGCAGCAGCGCCATGAATACGACATGAAATTCGGCCACGTTCGGCAGCTGCACCAGCGCGGTATCGCCCCGCCCCAGGCCAGCACCCGCCAACCTGCCGGCAAGATTGCGTGCCAGCCTGTCCAGATCGGCGTAGCTGAAACGGCGCGGACCGCAGACAATGGCCGTAGCATCCGGGTCGCGCGCCAGCGTGTCGTCGAGAATACGGGTCAGCGGCCTGTCCAGCCAATAGCCTGCCGCGCGATAGCGCGCGGCCAGATCCTTGGGCCAAGGGGTGAATTCGATCATGTCGGTCCTGCCGGTCTTGGGGAAAAAGTCTTTGCCTGGGCCGGCGTCATGATGCCTTGACCGGGGTCGATAGTTGAGTATTTTTATTTGGTTTTCTCGTGCAAAGCAAGCCAGCCCCGCGTTCCCCCTCGACGCTTTCGCCAGCAGTCCACCCTATCTGACGAATCGCCGGGGCCCGTATCATGAACGAACAGCTTGCCGAGGGCGCATGGTTGCCCCTGACCCTGGCTCAGTTGGATTTCTGGGAGGAGTTCCGTCTCCATCCCGGCGCGGGGGTTTCGACCGTCGCCCATGCCGTCGAGTTGCAGGGCGTCGATCAACCCGCAGCCTTGGCCCGCGCCATTCTGCAGACAATCGCCGAAACAGATGCGATGGCATTGCGGCTGCGACTGGGGCGCGACGGCCAGCCGCGCCAGCGCGTCGCCGCCGGCGCCAGGCCCGATCTGCGCGCGCTGGACCTGGCCGATGCATCGCAGCCACGCGACCGTGCTTTCGAGCTGATGCATCACGATGTCGCGGCACCTCTTGATCTGCTGACGGCGCCGATATCGGCGCAGTGGCTGATCCGGCTGGGTCCAGGAC from Paracoccus sp. SMMA_5_TC includes these protein-coding regions:
- a CDS encoding VOC family protein → MASSDAPLQIGRVALIVNDLNRIGDFYQSVIGLNRISGDGESLTLGQGQQALVELRQDRAARPRPEEAGLFHTAFLLPDRAALGRWLRHVADARQPLTGASDHLVSEALYLRDPEGNGIEVYVDRPRDAWPRRGDQVVMDTRRLDLADLAAAADGRWTGAPDGTVIGHVHLQVGDLARAEAFYTDGLGMKRMAHVPGASFFASGGYHHHLATNVWHSRGAGPRSADAAGLAEVVLAADPEPLHRLGTGPLIDPWGSQLRVEAKPAA
- a CDS encoding metallophosphoesterase family protein, producing MTRILHLSDLHFGYERAALEAALLDRVNAAGADLVVVTGDLTHRGRSAQFIQAAAFLRRIEAPLIAVPGNHDIPLFKLMDRMLTPYVRWKRHIAPELEPTGHVGTVRVQGVNSVDPLAWQRGIITREQVARVVAGLEAGCINIVALHHPMQQGPQVDKALMQGATTALGRFEAEGVHLVLSGHLHRWSLGAFLGPQGRPLLQLQAGTALCARPGDLQNEFCVLDCDGSDLRVIRHVAPMDEPGFRPPQELRFSRRNGLWQPAGQAAGLASTRS
- a CDS encoding diacylglycerol/lipid kinase family protein; the protein is MSSPVRIDDDAVPQVPGPDAATGQPFDLSRARVCVLVNMGSGRQAGDQIAERLERVLAPRVASLTLRDSGSGADLTGLARQAIAQGCDLIVSVGGDGTQAAVAAAVADSPAAMAVIPGGTFNYFARDLGSGETPDEALRMFEAPRLRLVDVGDMNGMVFLNNVSFGAYPEILKHREDVYRRWGRSRLAAYWSAVAALWNLRRPLRLIVTANGQQRQFVSALVFVAKSAYQLDSFGLEGADRVRAGDLALLIARARRPGPLVRAALRLALGKSARYQDFDLITAPEIRIETLRSRQYVAHDGEKTWMQSPFDCRVRRRALRVLVPAPEPAAAAGMDNGPGTA
- a CDS encoding isochorismate synthase is translated as MTARTGLRLPPGPASDRSQRAAAALNGSPTAVVGGALPFDRDAEDCLWHADPAADASPEPVTDPMPAACEWHVRAEPEPSRYAQMVRHALGLMTPARGDGLQKIVLARSLLLQAPRPIPVPTLMARLQADPAITAFCVALPGGRRLCGATPELLLAKRGGAIRSHPLAGSARRLPDPAADRDAARRLEASEKDHREHALVVEAILDTLAPHCRQLACPQGTTVTATRSMWHLGTAIHGRLRDPDMPSIALATALHPTPAVCGVPAQKAAEEISRIEPVPRDFYAGAVGWCDARGDGIWHVAIRCAQIDGAQARLYAGAGIVAGSDPSAETAETAAKFGALLSALGLPPDAASALECDADRSFAGGA
- a CDS encoding isochorismatase family protein, translating into MALPAITPYDLPAARDLPAARAPWQPQLPRLALLVHDMQNYFCRPFNAAAPLPRVIDHVAALLAAARAAGVPVFYTAQQGDQFRPDRGLQADLWGPGMQAIPEHQDILPELAPRSGDIVLVKHRYSAFQRSNLASLMRARGRDQLLICGVYAHIGCLATALEAFQRDIQPFAVADAQADFSRRDLDMAMTWIAATCGVALTTAAALEALRAGPGGEDAACN
- a CDS encoding SDR family oxidoreductase; amino-acid sequence: MQLTGFRDRAALVTGAAGGIGRAVVEALSKAGAYVIATDTAAALQSAPLPGIDCRPMDVRDAEAVTATVADIVAEQGSLPLGVHAAGVLSVGPITRMSAEEWHRVIDVNLTGTFHVAGALGRAMAQAGGGAIVAVSSNAAGIPRMNMGAYAASKAAVSMLIRCLGLELASRGVRCNIVAPGSTLTPMQTGMWDHRHGHGEEQVIAGDLAQFRTGIPLGKLASPGDIAQAVMYLLSEQAGHVTMADLYVDGGATLRA
- a CDS encoding phosphopantetheine-binding protein gives rise to the protein MTETARIDRAWLQSRIERLIEDETPVDQNENLVLYGLDSISVMSLAQELCALGIPVSFQELAADPTLAAWWTLISERQSATLP
- a CDS encoding (2,3-dihydroxybenzoyl)adenylate synthase; the protein is MIEFTPWPKDLAARYRAAGYWLDRPLTRILDDTLARDPDATAIVCGPRRFSYADLDRLARNLAGRLAGAGLGRGDTALVQLPNVAEFHVVFMALLRIGVVPVNALFSHRGREMAEYARQIRPRLVIAARSHELFADDSFASRLRAAGVQKVLLLGEKDPGCSLEHWLTPGDPLPSDAAPTPADQVAFFQLSGGSTGTPKLVPRTHNDYDYSVRESARICGVTSGTRFLCPLPAPHNFALSSPGALGVFHAGGTLVLAGSPDPLVCLDLIATERVTMAPLVPPAVALWLRAVEDDPRRRAQLQTLEWLLVGGASLAESMARRVPQVLGCGLIQVFGMAEGLVNYTRRDDPPEIIFTTQGRPISPDDEIRVLDGQGRPVPDGCPGALAVRGPYTFRGYYRSPEQNSAAFDADGFYHSGDLVVRQNGYLRVVGRIKDQINRGGEKIAAEEVEALLLRHPDVEQAALIAVADPHLGEKSCACLVMRAGARLSAPALRRHLLALGLAEYKLPDRFRPMPELPLTAVGKIDKRRLRDSLAATTPA